TATCCTAATcaccattctttttctctttttgatttttaaaagattttatttatttttagagggaggggaaggaaaggggaaagaaagggaaagaaagatcaacgtgtggttgcctcttacatgccccttaccagggaccagacctgcaacccaggcatgtgccctagactgggaatcaaaccagcaactccttGGTTTGgaggctcatgctcaatccactgagctacaccagccagggcctaatcaCCTTTCTATTACTAGTGCCTAGATAGCTGGGCATTCAAATAgtgtgctaagtaaaatatacaaaacaatcATAGAACTATTTATACATAAAACCACATCAATCCTTTGCTTGGATTAAAAAGAAAGTGAGTTTTGAAAGGGAAACAAACAGATGGCAGAGAGGCAAGAATGGGGAAATTAGGAAGAGAgagctattattactatttaaagACTCATTAACTGGCTATTATATTTCCCAATCTATTTTAACACTAAGAATCTGTGTAATTGTGACAACATATGCAAAACTGCTTACCTATTTTTTCTGCTAGTTCTTTTACCAAAGGTGGTTGATCATTTTCTACCAAAGGTGATTTCTCTAAGCAATCCTAGATTTTACAGGGGGGAAAAACAGATTTCTGGTGATAAACTGATTCTAACATTAAGcatgagaaaataattaaagaattcatacaaaaagaaattttgtgaaccatctttttcttcccttgagACCAAATATTGACTTATACATATAACAGTCACTGTAAACAGTAACGTCCAAAGCCAAGATAAATCCAGCACgtcaaatacataaggaaaagaTTAGCTGATTAATCATACTGTcacaaattttaagaaatatctaaaattttagcTAATTACCACTATTGCCTCCTATTTTGTTCAATAGTGCTCTTTAAGGTATTATGTACATTGCATAGGAAATTCAAATGTTTCATGTTTATTTGCAGTTTTGCTGTTAACTAAGTTATACAATGTTAACCAAGACATTTAATCATGTAATCTTATCCAAGACCATAATTCTAAAATGATCTCAAACCAAAAAGCTATTAATGTGATAACAGAATATGTAATATGGGAATGTTTAATGCAGTTTTTCAGAAATTTCCCATTTGctcttaaatgttaaaaatttatttgacttCAAAATGTGAGTTTAGAactaagaatttatttaaatcaataaattcaaGTTAATAGTACCTTTAATAATATCAACTCTGCTTTCACATCTTGCAATTcggcttctttttcttctagtgCTACCCTTAGGTTATCAAGTTCctttataaaagatttttctttttcattatggaTTTCAATTTTGCTACATAAATTTTTCGATATTTCTTCAACTTGAATTGAAAGATTCTTATTTTCAAGCattgttttttcattatcattcttcatttctagaaaatcaaactgcagggCCTCTTTTGCTGATTGGGTTTCTTCTAACTCTTTCTTTAAGAGAACTTTCTCTTGTTCACAGTCTCTTAGTAAAGACCTAAATTCCTCACATTGAACTATATTCACCTCTTGAaggcatttaatatttttttctaactctaCTACCTTTTTATCATATTGAGAAAGAAAGTTgtgtttttcctcatttattttagcTAAGGATTTACCTATGGCTTGTAGGACATTTGCAACAtcttgctcttcattttcttgtGAAACTTCTGACTCCATTTGTTTAAGAAAACCATACAACTGTGTTATGACAAATAACTTCTGAACTTGCTCACTTTCAAACTGTTTACTTAAATTATCTCGCTCTTCAAGTGTTAACTGAAGTTTCTTTTCTAATTCAGAAATATGTTCTTTAAGCATAAAATGTCCTTTTTGAGATAGGAAAGCCTCTAAATCCCTACTCAACTGATTCTTTTCTGAATTTAGTCTATTGTTTTCCTCATAAAGAGACTTTACTTCAGATGACAATGATTCCTGGTTTTCAGAGAGGGTTTTCAATTGAACCAAAAGCTTTTCTAGCTTTTggttattttgattattttcttttaaagtttcttcTAGTCTTCCTGTCAATTCATTTACCTTATGTTCTAGCTCACTGTTGTACTGGGTAGTTTGCTGCAATTTCTCCCTAAGTTCTATAattaatcttttttccttctcacatTTTATGTGGAGATCATCCATCTCTTCAtgagacttttttattttacttatgaaaTCATCTTTTTCTTCAGTAAGAGAACTTATCTTTGCTTCAAATTCTTGTAACATGGACTCTCTCTGACTAAGACTAACTAAAtacacttcattcttttcttgaaGATTTTTTGTGGCATTTTCAAGTTCTGGTACAAGTTCTTTTTGTGATAAtaacttctcattttctctttggaGATGATTCACAGTTTCAAGAAGAGCATCTTTTTCCTTAAAAGCAGTTCTGAGCTTCTGCTGAAGTTCATTAACATCAGATGCTTGCTGTTGCTTCATGGATTCAAATTCTTGACTTATTTTTCCAGCAGATTCCCCTAGTTCTGTTTGTAAAATTTCCATAATCTCTTGCAAACTCTCATAATTTAATACTGCTTCTTGCTTTTCTTGCTGTAGGTTTTCACACTGCTCCTTAAGACACTGTATTTCAAacattaatgttaatttttctttttctgaatctgACAAAAATGTCTCATGTAATTCTGATATTTCCTTTTGATGTTGTTCCTGAAGACTCTGTACTTCTTTGTTATGCTGTTCTACAGTATAgcaaaattgtttatttgaatcttctagctcagattttaatttttcgaTTTCACAGCCCTGATCTTCTTTAGCTAGtaataattcattaattttaaattctaagtCTTCCCGTTCATGAAAAAACTCATCCTTTATATGCTGGGCATCAATTTCAAGTTTTAATTTAAGATTATTCATATAAATTACCTcatcttttaatatattatgttGAGACTCTAGTTCTTTTAAGGTCTTTTCTAAGTATTTGactttttcatttactatttGTTCTACAAAAGTATCTTCCTGTAAGAACAAAGAACATATCTGATTTTCTTGGTTTGCATTTGAGGCTTTCCCTAAGTTTTCTAtttcacattcatatttctcctGCATGTTCTTCTCACTTGCCTCACATTGTTTAACTAAGTTCTCCTTTAGCcggtttaaattattttcttctgcttcatgTTCTTCAGCAGAGGCTGAAATCTGGCACATTAATTCTTTCACCTCTTCTTGGTATGCGGCTTTCAACTGCAGAAGTTCTTCTTGCAAACTATTAATATCTTTTTGGTAATGCTGAGAATTAGACTCAATGACATTTTGGAGATGAGTAATTTCTTGCTCCTTTTCATTTGTGGCAGCTTCTAATTGCTTTTGCAGATATAAAATTTGCTCCTCATAGGCTGGCCTAATTTTCTGAACCTcttgttgttttttaacattaTCTTCATAGTTACTCTGAAATTTAAGTTGTTCTGAAAACTCTAACTGTTTTTTTGCTTCTTCCAATTCCTTTTGCAATCTAGTTTTATCTTCATTGTGTTTGAAATGTACTGccattaattcatttttcaaattttctatttgcTTCATATAGTTTCTTTGTGATTGTTCAAACTCCTTGTGCATATCTTCCATCTTAGTTACAGAATcctattataaaaataagcacaaaaacTATTTAATTAAGACTAAAGAAACCACAACCCTCATGAAAAGTATTAGCCACAAGCTagctagagagaaagggaaatgagcAGAAAGGTACACAGAGAAATAGGGTACTGATATTCAAAGAATTCTACTTAGGCTCTGACTACCTTAAGTATGACAATATATATAAGCAGTACTAATGTTGTACTaggaaatttctctttatttttttttaaatttatttgaaagggagaggaaggaagatggggggaaggagagagggaaggaaagaatgagagagaaagggaaggaaggatggaggaagagaaagagagagacagcaatttgttgttccactcatttatgcattcactggctgacTCTTGTGTGCCTGagcagaaattgaacccacaaccttggtgtatcagaataCTCAAAACAACTGAGCTATCAGGCCAGGGCAgaaatttctgaattttcttttaaaaggacaaattagGTAGGTTGTTTTAAGTCACAAGGCTTTAATGACTATCTCCCGAGTAGATTAGTAGATTTCTTGGAGAAATTTGCCCAGACCTATGAGGCAACTGAATATCCTAGAACTGGGTGGATAATACTATTTAGAGTGTTTGTGAGAATCAACCTACTTAAATAAAtgcttttctaaaaaagattttatttatttatttttagagagaagggatgggaacgagtaacagagggagagaaacaacagtgtgtggttgtctctcacatggcccccactggggacctggcccacaacccaggcatgtaccctgactgggcattaaaccagcaaccctttggttcacagcccacactcaacccactgagctataccaaccaggcctaaataaatactttttcatataagaaatgcttttatttcatttttatcaaagaagGACATTAGCAACAAGGAAGATTAAACAATGCAACAAAGAAATGTTAGCTCTGTCTCTGTTGCTGAgtgatttcagttatttttctttttaaatataaatttatttccttgtttgtaaaTTGTTAAAATCAGATCAGATGCTTTTTAAGGTCTTAAGTCTAAAACTCATGACCACACTatataagttaataaaaaattaaaatattgccTTACCTCGAACTGTtgcttcattttaatattttccttcttcagagaaagacaatgtTGTTCAGTCTCTGCTTTTTCCAGAAGAATAGTATTTAGACGTTCAGTCAGTGCCTATTTTGAAACAAGATTATTTGTTTGCCTGAGGTTAAAAATGGTGCATTTACCATATACATATTTATCTCATCTTTCCCAAAAAACACTAAAGTAAGAATAACAGATTTAAGAAGTTATATTGATAGAaacaaagagaagggagaaaagatatGAGGATACGAgaaatttcaacatatttttggaaaactgaaagtgaaagaggagaaacagaaagagagagagaaagaaagctaCAACCTAAGGGCCTTCACAGAGAAACACTTGGGAAAAACCAGAAACAGTCTTTAAAGAAGTACATGCTCAAGAACTGGAAGCTCCAGATATTGTTGAAGAAGGTACTTGGTGTCAAAAAGTGGGGATTGGGTGACGATATGAAGGAGTAGTTAAAATAACAGGTAAGAAATTTATCCATGTCCTGTCTCCCTCAGAGATAGGTTTATTCTCTGCAGAACTTAAATACGAAAGGAAGttaataaaatgaagattaaCAATTTAagggtcatttttttaaaaaaagctaacaAAGCAGACAACCTCCAGCAAGACTGATCAAGGGAATACTGAAGTAACAAAAATGTTatgaataaaaagggaaaaatatctaCATATAAATCAGAACTTAAAGAGAGAATTATGAACAATTATTTGGCAATAATATTGAAAACTGGAataaaaatgtctagaaaaatatagCTTTACTAActcaggaaaaataattaaaatgtataattaacaCTATATCTACTTAAAAAtcaaaccatttatttaaaattgtccaccaaagaaaatagaaatagttttCCTCGTGAGTTGTGTccaattttaaaagaacagattaTCTCAATTACATGTGAACTTGTCAGACAAAATTAAAAGCAAGAATGTCCAAGTTATTGTACAAAATTAGGATAACTTGATTCCCATACCCAAGGACTTCACAGATAGGAAAACCATAGTTCCATTTCATCACAAATATAAACTTAATCCTTAATGTTAAAATCTGGATGAATGTTAAAATCCTAAGTAAACATTAGCCTACCATCCCCTTGAATTGCCTACCAATGAACTtatgtgaaataataaagaaaaacttcgttgttttaaaaaataaacagatgcaGAAAGTTTAGTTCTATATTAAGTTATACATGATTTTTCTAGAATAGAAAACTAACTTATAACTTGAATAACTGATGCACACTTTCCCCAATCACCCCCCAAAGTAATTTTCTCATTAGAACTGGAAATCAAAGATATAATTCTCATTTAAATTTACCAAACCATTACTTTCTGAGGCTTGAGTGGTTAGGATAATAGGCATTAATATTAAACTAATAATCTGAAAGGTGAAGTTGGCTAACTTAAGAGAAATTTTCTAATCTCATATTTAGTTTTGACAGAATGGGAGAATACGCTGATTAATAAGAAAGGGCagatagatatttatatattctgaaatgGATTTGtatgaaaagtattttaagaGCTAAGAGTTAactgatataaaattaaaatttgtggttttcttttcagaaacaaaaGCTTCCTTCTGGTGCGTGTGTATGTGTTCATGTTACTTGTGTTGCACACAAATGTGTACATAGGCATGTGTATAAAATATCCCCACATATATAtggtaataacagtaataatgaacacttattgagcacttatgtGACAGACACTAAGTGCTGTACATGTACTTACTCATAATACTCAAAACAACCCTATGAAAAGTAGtaattattattagttattttttatttatttttttatcctcacctaagggcatttttttaattgtttttagagagaaacgttgattggttatcccttcccatgtgccctgactggggattgaacccacaacctaggcatgggccctgaccaggaatcaaatctgtgacctttcaatttacaggacaacactccaaccaacagagccacatcAGCTAAGGTAAAAGCAGGAATTGTTCTCTCTACTATAGCGATGAAagaactgagtcacagagaatgAAGAAACTTAGCCCTTATCACAAGACTGGTAAGAGGCAGAGCAAGGATCTGAAGATCTGACAGGAaatctggctccagagtcagTATTTAGTTAAATATCATGTAGTTGTACTTTGGTTACAGCTGATCAAGAAAATACATAATGAcccaataaacaaagaaaactactaTGAATTCAGTAATGCTTAAATAAATCAATTCATTATGAATCCAAATGGTATTTGTGCATACTGTTCATGCTTCATGTACTatttcagctaaaaaaaaaagaacaaaatgatatTGCATGATATGCACAGGGATTTGAGATCCCCTGTAGTAACTTCCTGAGTCCTTCAATAGTCCAATGTCATAAGTTTAGAGGCACCTGATAAGAGTGTaagataatatataataaaagaacaaatcacaaaactaaaattataaatatgaacaaataagaaaaaaattattgcagaCCTCTGAGAAGCAAAAGAAACTTTCAATAAGATTAGGCTaagtgggagaaggaaaaaagcatttaGTTAGAGTTAAGGGCAGGTAAGAATAAGCAACTCAGGTTCTTAACcagaataatgaaacaaaattaatattctgtGATCTGGTAATTGgatataagagagaaaaagagaaagaaagcctaGCTGaggtttaatattaaaataagtcaTACATGACATGAGATATTTCACAGAGAGCTGGGGAATAGAGATGAGGATAAATTGCAACATTACCTTGAGAAAACAGATCTCTGGTGACTGAATAACACATGCAGATGATAAAGGAGACAGGAAGGCTGAATAGTCTCTCATTGTTAAAGGTCTGAAAAACACTGCTGCCTCTGGTGTCCAGGGAAGGGGATTTGGTCATGTTGAGGAGAAGACAAGTGTAATGGGTAAAGACTTTGTCCCCAAATAGCTAGAAATTCAACTGTGAGATTTGAGTCAGTATTCATGTCCAGAGATACCTATCCATCTATAGATTACATGTATGTATTAGTCAGCCCCTAAATCATCAAGTCCTGAGTATTGCTGGGTTTTctgagggggagaaggaagaggagggctgACACTGAGGCAACAGCCATAATTACAGAGTGTGTTGGATGAAAAGGAGAGAGGATAATTCTCATTGTAGAATAGAAGAGACCTCAAGGGAATTTAACCCTCTCTTTTTACAGTTAACCAGAATGATTAAAAACTTATCCAAGGgcagaaaggaagtaaaaaaacaGGGACAAAAAGCCAGATAGCACTCAAGGAGGCTGAAAGCCCTTTAGGAAATTTGATTTATCATTACACATTTCCcctaagtaaataaatcaaaattaaagcAATATTCACAGCTGTTTCATTACCTTAATAATTTCATCAGTTCCTCCAGCAACAGAATTTGATTTgagttcttcaatttctttctctaattctaaacatttaaaaaaaaattctatttcagaaatgaaaaataactgtCTAAAATAGTAagtacattcttttaaaaaatcactacaaattagaatacatttaagaagtagcaaatattttatgaaaatattaacttTACTCAGTATtacctttcattttcctttttattatggaaaacgCCAAACATATAAAAGATAATAGTATGATTAGTCTGCATGTACACATCACCAATTTAGCAATTATTACAAGGTTGGTCTTATTTCAACCTGACTTGTActcactttcttctttctgttaaATTTTGAAGTAAACATCAGACATTATATTATTTCAGTTGTaagcaacattaaaaaatgttttctaattgttgctcaaggacatttttttttcccagtgcttttagagagaggggattggggggagagagaaacaataaattaGTTGccttctcacatgtgccctgactgggaattgaacccacaaccttttggtttatgggactaCTCTGAAATCAACtaagccacaatggccagggtcatgttttaaaaaaatttaattctcacctaaggacatgttcattaatttgagagagaggaacggagagagagtgaaagagagaaatactgttgtgaaaaagaaacatctactggttgctTCCCATAGAACGGGGATCAAATCTACACACTTTCGGGGCATGGGACAgtactccaatcaactgagccaaccagccagggctgtaagcAACTTATTGTAAAATCTTAAAGCAACAACTAACCTCATTTACTTCATCAAGTCATGTCTAGGTCTGGGGCCTAGAACACCTTTCCAAATAAATTATTCCATCACAAACTGATCCAACCTTCCAAAACATAATTTAACCTTTCAAGTCGAAAGTAAGTCTTGGGTTTTAGGATGGGCGGTTAACATCTGTTAAGTCACTGGAAATTCAAACACTAACCCATAAATACTAAAAACGATACTAATACCTTCATCcttttggaatataaagaaagggaaactaaatAGGTAATCAGTCAACTTCagcaaataaatataactaaaaatcCTAGAAATGGAAATCTTTTATTACTTTACTTAGGCCTCTTTTTACTTCTTTGGCTCACAACCTTATGTCTCCCAACATTTCAGTTGACTAGTATAAAAAAATGCTTGATTCAGAAGATTATACAAtctaaataaagtaaaaattgtgtttaattttaacaacttgtttttaaaaaccctccTCCCTGACTTTAATAATTCAGAGGCATATAATTTGAATGCTAAATGATAACAGATTCTACCACACTAAGATTTTAGTGGATTCACTGGTAAACAAGtcaatgtattatttaaaaactaacttTTAACCGTGATTAAATGATATTGTGGtcaagataaatattttcaatcCAGTACCTGTACATCTTGAATTAGCTTTCTGTATTAGCATCACTTGCTTCTTGGCAAACTTGATAAGTTCTTCCTTGGGCAATGTTTCCAGCTGGAAGATATAGTGATGTTACCAATTTGTTGTAActcatatttctattaaaatgcaaaaaataaacatcacacctgccaaaaaataaaaatcctattgAATAAACCTTTATGTCAACCAAACACCACATTTCTAAAAATGAGCAAACGCAACTTCAATTATTAGTGAAGCAAGTACTAGGGAATGTAAAAAATAGCATATATCCTCTTACAGATATTTTTGTCAGAAGTTAAGACACTATCTAGGTTTTAATTTCTTTAGCTGAAAAAGCAGGGAATTGAGACTACTTCTACTTAAAATTCTTTAGAGCTGTATGATTACTTCATTCTATCCAAGGAAAGTCGTTGGCTTCATGTAAACAAGTAAGCAAGCATAATTCTTACAGTAATAAAATGAATCACATTGCATTTAGGCTTTAGCTAATAAATCAGGGAAAATACTTAACTTGGttgttttctcacctataaaattgAGATAACAATAGTAGTTATCTCACGGTTAGCACGAAGCCGAAATGAAGTAACAGTGTTTACACAAGTGCCCGAAACTTGATGTGCAAGCAATACATCACGGTCTTTGAGAATTACTGAATGGTAAACTGCCTTGCAGGACCATAAAAACTACCCGATTCAACTCTCTCTTTCTTCACTGCataagagagaagggagaaaggctattttttaaataggtcACCCCTCTCTCTATGtcaaagttttcaaatttatcaCCCTTTCACTCTTCGGGGAGCCAGCTAGTCAAGTACTCACTTCACCTTAGATTTCCCGGTTCCAGAGGTTGCTGTTGAAGACACCCCATCTTGCACACGatcctgcaaaacaaaaccaaatccaGGTCGTCAGAAGAACTCTTTTCCTAATCCTGAGTAGAATGCGGAACCTTGAAAGATAAAAAACCCTTCCGTGTGATCAAGTGGAGAAAACCTTTAACGTTCGAAAGAGACATGGGGTAGGAACCGCCTGCACTAGGGCAAAGCGTATATAAGTGGCTCTCAGGGACCGGTAATGGCGAAGGACAGAAtatgggggaggtaggagagacCGGGCAGCGGGAGGCTGCGGGG
This Phyllostomus discolor isolate MPI-MPIP mPhyDis1 chromosome 5, mPhyDis1.pri.v3, whole genome shotgun sequence DNA region includes the following protein-coding sequences:
- the GCC2 gene encoding GRIP and coiled-coil domain-containing protein 2 isoform X6, whose amino-acid sequence is MKQQFEDSVTKMEDMHKEFEQSQRNYMKQIENLKNELMAVHFKHNEDKTRLQKELEEAKKQLEFSEQLKFQSNYEDNVKKQQEVQKIRPAYEEQILYLQKQLEAATNEKEQEITHLQNVIESNSQHYQKDINSLQEELLQLKAAYQEEVKELMCQISASAEEHEAEENNLNRLKENLVKQCEASEKNMQEKYECEIENLGKASNANQENQICSLFLQEDTFVEQIVNEKVKYLEKTLKELESQHNILKDEVIYMNNLKLKLEIDAQHIKDEFFHEREDLEFKINELLLAKEDQGCEIEKLKSELEDSNKQFCYTVEQHNKEVQSLQEQHQKEISELHETFLSDSEKEKLTLMFEIQCLKEQCENLQQEKQEAVLNYESLQEIMEILQTELGESAGKISQEFESMKQQQASDVNELQQKLRTAFKEKDALLETVNHLQRENEKLLSQKELVPELENATKNLQEKNEVYLVSLSQRESMLQEFEAKISSLTEEKDDFISKIKKSHEEMDDLHIKCEKEKRLIIELREKLQQTTQYNSELEHKVNELTGRLEETLKENNQNNQKLEKLLVQLKTLSENQESLSSEVKSLYEENNRLNSEKNQLSRDLEAFLSQKGHFMLKEHISELEKKLQLTLEERDNLSKQFESEQVQKLFVITQLYGFLKQMESEVSQENEEQDVANVLQAIGKSLAKINEEKHNFLSQYDKKVVELEKNIKCLQEVNIVQCEEFRSLLRDCEQEKVLLKKELEETQSAKEALQFDFLEMKNDNEKTMLENKNLSIQVEEISKNLCSKIEIHNEKEKSFIKELDNLRVALEEKEAELQDVKAELILLKDCLEKSPLVENDQPPLVKELAEKIEYLEKESKEKEEKINKIKLVAVKAKKELDSSKREAQTLKEELKSVQSEKDQLSTSMRDLIQDAENYKNLLLEYDKQSEQLDIEKERTNNFEHHIEELTRQLRTSTSQCEKLNSDKDDLLAHVETLQSNAKLLEEQILEVQKAKAMADKELEAEKLKKEQKIKEHANSIKEFEELQLQLQKEKKQLQKTMQELELVKKDAQQTTLMNMEIADYERLMKELNQKLTNKNSKIEDLEQEVKIQKQKQEALQEEMTSLQTSLQQYEEKNTKIKQLLMKTKKELADLKQTETDQLMLQASLRGELEACQQQVEFYKIQLAEITSEKHNVHERLKTSVDQHQRTLSAYQQKVTALQEECRAAKVEHAAITSEFESYKVRVHNVLKQKKNKSVFQVETEEAKQERERLEMLVDQLKIKLQDTQNNLQINVSELQTLQSEHHTLLERHNKMLQETVSKEAELREKLCSMQSENMMMKSEHVQTVGHLTSQNEVLRNSFRDQVRHLQEEHRKTVETLQQQLSKVEAQLLQLKSESTTKIGSASSHQPVKNLREKRNTDLPLLDMHCGTREEGEGMETTDTESVSSAGTHIQSLEQLLNSSETKLEPPLWHADFTKEELMQKLSSTTKSADHLNGLLRETEATNAILMEQIKLLKSEIRRLERNQEREKSLANLEYLKNVLLQFIFLKPGSERERLLPVIDTMLQLSPEEKGKLAAIAQGEEENGSRSSGWTSYLHSWSGLR
- the GCC2 gene encoding GRIP and coiled-coil domain-containing protein 2 isoform X5, with protein sequence MEDRVQDGVSSTATSGTGKSKLETLPKEELIKFAKKQVMLIQKANSRCTELEKEIEELKSNSVAGGTDEIIKALTERLNTILLEKAETEQHCLSLKKENIKMKQQFEDSVTKMEDMHKEFEQSQRNYMKQIENLKNELMAVHFKHNEDKTRLQKELEEAKKQLEFSEQLKFQSNYEDNVKKQQEVQKIRPAYEEQILYLQKQLEAATNEKEQEITHLQNVIESNSQHYQKDINSLQEELLQLKAAYQEEVKELMCQISASAEEHEAEENNLNRLKENLVKQCEASEKNMQEKYECEIENLGKASNANQENQICSLFLQEDTFVEQIVNEKVKYLEKTLKELESQHNILKDEVIYMNNLKLKLEIDAQHIKDEFFHEREDLEFKINELLLAKEDQGCEIEKLKSELEDSNKQFCYTVEQHNKEVQSLQEQHQKEISELHETFLSDSEKEKLTLMFEIQCLKEQCENLQQEKQEAVLNYESLQEIMEILQTELGESAGKISQEFESMKQQQASDVNELQQKLRTAFKEKDALLETVNHLQRENEKLLSQKELVPELENATKNLQEKNEVYLVSLSQRESMLQEFEAKISSLTEEKDDFISKIKKSHEEMDDLHIKCEKEKRLIIELREKLQQTTQYNSELEHKVNELTGRLEETLKENNQNNQKLEKLLVQLKTLSENQESLSSEVKSLYEENNRLNSEKNQLSRDLEAFLSQKGHFMLKEHISELEKKLQLTLEERDNLSKQFESEQVQKLFVITQLYGFLKQMESEVSQENEEQDVANVLQAIGKSLAKINEEKHNFLSQYDKKVVELEKNIKCLQEVNIVQCEEFRSLLRDCEQEKVLLKKELEETQSAKEALQFDFLEMKNDNEKTMLENKNLSIQVEEISKNLCSKIEIHNEKEKSFIKELDNLRVALEEKEAELQDVKAELILLKDCLEKSPLVENDQPPLVKELAEKIEYLEKESKEKEEKINKIKLVAVKAKKELDSSKREAQTLKEELKSVQSEKDQLSTSMRDLIQDAENYKNLLLEYDKQSEQLDIEKERTNNFEHHIEELTRQLRTSTSQCEKLNSDKDDLLAHVETLQSNAKLLEEQILEVQKAKAMADKELEAEKLKKEQKIKEHANSIKEFEELQLQLQKEKKQLQKTMQELELVKKDAQQTTLMNMEIADYERLMKELNQKLTNKNSKIEDLEQEVKIQKQKQEALQEEMTSLQTSLQQYEEKNTKIKQLLMKTKKELADLKQTETDQLMLQASLRGELEACQQQVEFYKIQLAEITSEKHNVHERLKTSVDQHQRTLSAYQQKVTALQEECRAAKVEHAAITSEFESYKVRVHNVLKQKKNKSVFQVETEEAKQERLCSMQSENMMMKSEHVQTVGHLTSQNEVLRNSFRDQVRHLQEEHRKTVETLQQQLSKVEAQLLQLKSESTTKSSASSHQPVKNLREKRNTDLPLLDMHCGTREEGEGMETTDTESVSSAGTHIQSLEQLLNSSETKLEPPLWHADFTKEELMQKLSSTTKSADHLNGLLRETEATNAILMEQIKLLKSEIRRLERNQEREKSLANLEYLKNVLLQFIFLKPGSERERLLPVIDTMLQLSPEEKGKLAAIAQGEEENGSRSSGWTSYLHSWSGLR